The Gasterosteus aculeatus chromosome 8, fGasAcu3.hap1.1, whole genome shotgun sequence genome has a window encoding:
- the LOC120823539 gene encoding ras-related protein Rab-11B — protein MGTRDDEYDYLFKVVLIGDSGVGKSNLLSRFTRNEFNLESKSTIGVEFATRSIQVDGKTIKAQIWDTAGQERYRAITSAYYRGAVGALLVYDIAKHLTYENIERWLKELRDHADNNIVIMQVGNKSDLRHLRAVPTDEARAFAEKNAISFIETSALDSTNVEEAFKNILTEIYRIVSQKQISDRSAHDESPGNNVVDISLPPTTDGQRGNKLPCCQSL, from the exons ATGGGAACCCGAGATGACGAATACGACTATTTGTTCAAAG TCGTTCTAATCGGAGACTCTGGAGTGGGGAAGAGCAACTTGCTGTCCCGGTTCACAAGAAATGAGTTCAACCTGGAGAGCAAGAGCACCATCGGGGTGGAGTTCGCCACCCGAAGCATCCAGGTGGACGGCAAGACGATAAAGGCGCAGATCTGGGACACAGCTGGGCAGGAGCGCTACAGAGCGATCACCTCAGC GTATTACAGGGGTGCGGTCGGAGCTCTCCTGGTGTACGACATCGCCAAGCACCTGACGTACGAGAATATCGAGCGCTGGctgaaggagctgagggaccaCGCCGACAACAACATCGTCATCATGCAAGTCGGAAACAAGAGCGACCTCCGCCACCTCCGGGCCGTGCCCACCGACGAGGCTCGAGCCTTCGCAG AAAAGAACGCTATCTCATTTATTGAAACCTCCGCTTTGGACTCCACTAATGTAGAGGAAGCTTTTAAGAACATTCTCACAG aaATCTACCGCATTGTCTCTCAGAAGCAAATATCGGACAGATCTGCACATGACGAGTCCCCCGGCAACAACGTAGTGGACATAAGTCTCCCCCCGACCACAGACGGCCAGAGGGGCAACAAGCTCCCGTGCTGCCAGAGCCTGTGA
- the pip5k1ca gene encoding phosphatidylinositol 4-phosphate 5-kinase type-1 gamma isoform X1 encodes MEAAAEGAVGLSEAGDGSPLSGAAASDDGDTVVGVSYGMDAADMDAAARKAFITEMPSSSGQPGQGKKIGHRGVDASGETTYKKTTSSALKGAIQLGIGCTVGNLSSKPERDVLMQDFYVVESIFFPSEGSNLTPAHHFPDFRFKTYAPVAFRYFRELFGIRPDDYLYSLCNEPLIELSNPGASGSVFYLTRDDEFIVKTVMHKEAEFLQKLLPGYYMNLNQNPRTLLPKFFGLYCVQSGGKNIRVVVMNNVLPRVVRMHLKYDLKGSTYKRRASKKEREKAWPTFKDLDFMQDLQDGLMLDQDTYGALVKTLQRDCLVLESFKIMDYSLLLGVHNMDQAERERQLEGTQGSQGDSDEKRPVAQQKALYSTAMESIQGGAACGGSIDTDDTMGGIPAVNGKGERLLLYIGLIDILQSYRLIKKLEHTWKALVHDGDTVSVHRPGFYADRFFKFMSSMVFKKSSSLKSSPSKKGRVSLSVPKCAGPGAAWSASQLPSERDENIYDLRGARSFPTLEDEGRPDLPCTPPSFEEATTASIATTLSSTTSLSIPERSPSDSAENPRYRRHTQSLTHDGRTQEELRVREEDQQTIRVEVELKRHDSEPTFSVPQPPSETSDVQGGAGAEEAAAAAAAPPAAAPPSSSSSAPEAASSSGGGGEAPCSPKVGAAVEADRASQVSGSGCTSQASVDDEDDVPITDIYFPQDDSTWVYSPLHYGSESKAPADGDWERET; translated from the exons ATGGAAGCAGCTGCCGAGGGAGCGGTCGGGCTGTCGGAGGCCGGGGACGGGAGCCCGCTGTCCGGGGCCGCAGCATCCGATGATGGGGACACGGTCGTCGGAGTCAGCTACGGGATGGACGCCGCAGACATGG acgcTGCAGCGAGGAAAGCCTTCATCACAGAG ATGCCCTCGTCCTCAGGACAGCCCGGTCAGGGGAAGAAGATTGGCCACAGAGGGGTGGACGCATCGGGGGAAACTACTTACAAGAAG ACCACCTCCTCGGCCTTGAAAGGTGCCATCCAGCTGGGCATCGGCTGCACGGTGGGAAACCTGAGCTCCAAGCCGGAGAGAGACGTGTTGATGCAGGACTTCTACGTGGTGGAGAGCATCTTCTTCCCCAG TGAAGGCAGCAACCTCACTCCGGCCCACCACTTCCCCGACTTCCGCTTTAAAACCTACGCTCCCGTGGCCTTCCGCTACTTCAGAGAACTCTTTGGCATCAGGCCGGATGACTACCTG TACTCCCTCTGCAACGAGCCTCTGATCGAGCTCTCCAACCCCGGAGCCAGCGGCTCCGTCTTCTATCTCACCAGGGACGACGAGTTCATCGTCAAGACCGTGATGCACAAGGAGGCCGAATTCTTACAGAAACTGCTGCCCGGGTACTACATG AACCTGAATCAGAACCCTCGCACTCTGCTGCCCAAGTTCTTCGGCCTCTACTGCGTCCAGTCGGGCGGGAAGAACATCCGCGTGGTGGTGATGAACAACGTCCTCCCCCGCGTGGTCCGCATGCACCTCAAATACGACCTGAAGGGCTCCACCTACAAGAGGCGAGCCTccaagaaggagagggagaaggcctGGCCCACGTTCAAAGACCTGGACTTCATGCAGGACCTGCAGGACGGACTGATGCTGGACCAGGACACCTACGGCGCGCTGGTCAAGACCCTGCAGAGAGACTGTCTG GTGCTGGAGAGCTTTAAGATCATGGACTACAGCCTGCTGCTCGGGGTCCACAACATGGACCAGgcggagagggagaggcagcTGGAGGGCACGCAGGGCAGCCAGGGCGACAGCGACGAGAAGAGGCCCGTGGCCCAGCAGAAGGCCCTGTACTCCACCGCCATGGAGTCCATCCAGGGCGGGGCCGCCTGCGGGGGGTCCATCGACACCGACGACAC GATGGGCGGCATCCCGGCCGTTAACGGCAAAGGGGAGAGGCTTCTCCTCTACATCGGACTCATCGACATCCTGCAATCCTACAG GCTCATCAAGAAACTGGAGCACACGTGGAAAGCTTTGGTTCACGATGGG gaCACCGTATCGGTCCACCGGCCGGGCTTCTACGCCGACAGGTTCTTCAAGTTCATGAGCAGCATGGTGTTCAAGAAGAGCTCCT CTCTGAAGTCGTCTCCGTCCAAGAAGGGCCGCGTGTCGTTGTCGGTGCCCAAGTGCGCCGGTCCCGGGGCGGCCTGGTCCGCCAGCCAGCTGCCCTCCGAGAGAGACGAGAACATCTACGACCTGCGGGGGGCGCGCAGCTTCCCCACGCTGGAGGACGAGG gGCGACCGGATCTTCCGTGCACCCCTCCGTCGTTTGAAGAGGCCACCACAGCGTCGATTGCCACCACCctttcctccaccacctctctctccatccccgAGAGATCCCCCTCCGACAGCGCCGAGAACCCCCGCTACag GAGACACACCCAGTCTCTCACCCACGACGGGAG GACCCAGGAGGAGCTGCGCGTCCGCGAGGAGGACCAGCAGACCATCCGGGTCGAGGTGGAGTTGAAGAGACACGACAGCGAGCCCACCTTCTCCGTTCCTCAGCCTCCATCCGAAACCAG TGACGTGCAGGGCGGAGCCGGAGCAgaggaggccgccgccgccgccgccgcccccccagcagcagcaccgccctcctcctcttcgtctgcGCCCGaagcggcctcctcctccgggggggGCGGCGAAGCCCCGTGCAGTCCCAAGGTGGGGGCCGCGGTGGAGGCGGACAGGGCCAGCCAGGTGTCCGGCTCGGGCTGCACCAGCCAGGCTTCAgtggacgacgaggacgacgtgCCAATCACAGACATCTACTTT CCTCAAGACGACAGCACCTGGGTGTACTCTCCGCTACACTATGGCTCAGAGTCTAAGGCCCCGGCAGACGGGGattgggagagagagaca TAA
- the pip5k1ca gene encoding phosphatidylinositol 4-phosphate 5-kinase type-1 gamma isoform X3, which yields MEAAAEGAVGLSEAGDGSPLSGAAASDDGDTVVGVSYGMDAADMDAAARKAFITEMPSSSGQPGQGKKIGHRGVDASGETTYKKTTSSALKGAIQLGIGCTVGNLSSKPERDVLMQDFYVVESIFFPSEGSNLTPAHHFPDFRFKTYAPVAFRYFRELFGIRPDDYLYSLCNEPLIELSNPGASGSVFYLTRDDEFIVKTVMHKEAEFLQKLLPGYYMNLNQNPRTLLPKFFGLYCVQSGGKNIRVVVMNNVLPRVVRMHLKYDLKGSTYKRRASKKEREKAWPTFKDLDFMQDLQDGLMLDQDTYGALVKTLQRDCLVLESFKIMDYSLLLGVHNMDQAERERQLEGTQGSQGDSDEKRPVAQQKALYSTAMESIQGGAACGGSIDTDDTMGGIPAVNGKGERLLLYIGLIDILQSYRLIKKLEHTWKALVHDGDTVSVHRPGFYADRFFKFMSSMVFKKSSSLKSSPSKKGRVSLSVPKCAGPGAAWSASQLPSERDENIYDLRGARSFPTLEDEGRPDLPCTPPSFEEATTASIATTLSSTTSLSIPERSPSDSAENPRYRRHTQSLTHDGRTQEELRVREEDQQTIRVEVELKRHDSEPTFSVPQPPSETSDVQGGAGAEEAAAAAAAPPAAAPPSSSSSAPEAASSSGGGGEAPCSPKVGAAVEADRASQVSGSGCTSQASVDDEDDVPITDIYF from the exons ATGGAAGCAGCTGCCGAGGGAGCGGTCGGGCTGTCGGAGGCCGGGGACGGGAGCCCGCTGTCCGGGGCCGCAGCATCCGATGATGGGGACACGGTCGTCGGAGTCAGCTACGGGATGGACGCCGCAGACATGG acgcTGCAGCGAGGAAAGCCTTCATCACAGAG ATGCCCTCGTCCTCAGGACAGCCCGGTCAGGGGAAGAAGATTGGCCACAGAGGGGTGGACGCATCGGGGGAAACTACTTACAAGAAG ACCACCTCCTCGGCCTTGAAAGGTGCCATCCAGCTGGGCATCGGCTGCACGGTGGGAAACCTGAGCTCCAAGCCGGAGAGAGACGTGTTGATGCAGGACTTCTACGTGGTGGAGAGCATCTTCTTCCCCAG TGAAGGCAGCAACCTCACTCCGGCCCACCACTTCCCCGACTTCCGCTTTAAAACCTACGCTCCCGTGGCCTTCCGCTACTTCAGAGAACTCTTTGGCATCAGGCCGGATGACTACCTG TACTCCCTCTGCAACGAGCCTCTGATCGAGCTCTCCAACCCCGGAGCCAGCGGCTCCGTCTTCTATCTCACCAGGGACGACGAGTTCATCGTCAAGACCGTGATGCACAAGGAGGCCGAATTCTTACAGAAACTGCTGCCCGGGTACTACATG AACCTGAATCAGAACCCTCGCACTCTGCTGCCCAAGTTCTTCGGCCTCTACTGCGTCCAGTCGGGCGGGAAGAACATCCGCGTGGTGGTGATGAACAACGTCCTCCCCCGCGTGGTCCGCATGCACCTCAAATACGACCTGAAGGGCTCCACCTACAAGAGGCGAGCCTccaagaaggagagggagaaggcctGGCCCACGTTCAAAGACCTGGACTTCATGCAGGACCTGCAGGACGGACTGATGCTGGACCAGGACACCTACGGCGCGCTGGTCAAGACCCTGCAGAGAGACTGTCTG GTGCTGGAGAGCTTTAAGATCATGGACTACAGCCTGCTGCTCGGGGTCCACAACATGGACCAGgcggagagggagaggcagcTGGAGGGCACGCAGGGCAGCCAGGGCGACAGCGACGAGAAGAGGCCCGTGGCCCAGCAGAAGGCCCTGTACTCCACCGCCATGGAGTCCATCCAGGGCGGGGCCGCCTGCGGGGGGTCCATCGACACCGACGACAC GATGGGCGGCATCCCGGCCGTTAACGGCAAAGGGGAGAGGCTTCTCCTCTACATCGGACTCATCGACATCCTGCAATCCTACAG GCTCATCAAGAAACTGGAGCACACGTGGAAAGCTTTGGTTCACGATGGG gaCACCGTATCGGTCCACCGGCCGGGCTTCTACGCCGACAGGTTCTTCAAGTTCATGAGCAGCATGGTGTTCAAGAAGAGCTCCT CTCTGAAGTCGTCTCCGTCCAAGAAGGGCCGCGTGTCGTTGTCGGTGCCCAAGTGCGCCGGTCCCGGGGCGGCCTGGTCCGCCAGCCAGCTGCCCTCCGAGAGAGACGAGAACATCTACGACCTGCGGGGGGCGCGCAGCTTCCCCACGCTGGAGGACGAGG gGCGACCGGATCTTCCGTGCACCCCTCCGTCGTTTGAAGAGGCCACCACAGCGTCGATTGCCACCACCctttcctccaccacctctctctccatccccgAGAGATCCCCCTCCGACAGCGCCGAGAACCCCCGCTACag GAGACACACCCAGTCTCTCACCCACGACGGGAG GACCCAGGAGGAGCTGCGCGTCCGCGAGGAGGACCAGCAGACCATCCGGGTCGAGGTGGAGTTGAAGAGACACGACAGCGAGCCCACCTTCTCCGTTCCTCAGCCTCCATCCGAAACCAG TGACGTGCAGGGCGGAGCCGGAGCAgaggaggccgccgccgccgccgccgcccccccagcagcagcaccgccctcctcctcttcgtctgcGCCCGaagcggcctcctcctccgggggggGCGGCGAAGCCCCGTGCAGTCCCAAGGTGGGGGCCGCGGTGGAGGCGGACAGGGCCAGCCAGGTGTCCGGCTCGGGCTGCACCAGCCAGGCTTCAgtggacgacgaggacgacgtgCCAATCACAGACATCTACTTT TAA
- the pip5k1ca gene encoding phosphatidylinositol 4-phosphate 5-kinase type-1 gamma isoform X2, with amino-acid sequence MEAAAEGAVGLSEAGDGSPLSGAAASDDGDTVVGVSYGMDAADMDAAARKAFITEMPSSSGQPGQGKKIGHRGVDASGETTYKKTTSSALKGAIQLGIGCTVGNLSSKPERDVLMQDFYVVESIFFPSEGSNLTPAHHFPDFRFKTYAPVAFRYFRELFGIRPDDYLYSLCNEPLIELSNPGASGSVFYLTRDDEFIVKTVMHKEAEFLQKLLPGYYMNLNQNPRTLLPKFFGLYCVQSGGKNIRVVVMNNVLPRVVRMHLKYDLKGSTYKRRASKKEREKAWPTFKDLDFMQDLQDGLMLDQDTYGALVKTLQRDCLVLESFKIMDYSLLLGVHNMDQAERERQLEGTQGSQGDSDEKRPVAQQKALYSTAMESIQGGAACGGSIDTDDTMGGIPAVNGKGERLLLYIGLIDILQSYRLIKKLEHTWKALVHDGDTVSVHRPGFYADRFFKFMSSMVFKKSSSLKSSPSKKGRVSLSVPKCAGPGAAWSASQLPSERDENIYDLRGARSFPTLEDEGRPDLPCTPPSFEEATTASIATTLSSTTSLSIPERSPSDSAENPRYRRHTQSLTHDGRTQEELRVREEDQQTIRVEVELKRHDSEPTFSVPQPPSETSDVQGGAGAEEAAAAAAAPPAAAPPSSSSSAPEAASSSGGGGEAPCSPKVGAAVEADRASQVSGSGCTSQASVDDEDDVPITDIYFRR; translated from the exons ATGGAAGCAGCTGCCGAGGGAGCGGTCGGGCTGTCGGAGGCCGGGGACGGGAGCCCGCTGTCCGGGGCCGCAGCATCCGATGATGGGGACACGGTCGTCGGAGTCAGCTACGGGATGGACGCCGCAGACATGG acgcTGCAGCGAGGAAAGCCTTCATCACAGAG ATGCCCTCGTCCTCAGGACAGCCCGGTCAGGGGAAGAAGATTGGCCACAGAGGGGTGGACGCATCGGGGGAAACTACTTACAAGAAG ACCACCTCCTCGGCCTTGAAAGGTGCCATCCAGCTGGGCATCGGCTGCACGGTGGGAAACCTGAGCTCCAAGCCGGAGAGAGACGTGTTGATGCAGGACTTCTACGTGGTGGAGAGCATCTTCTTCCCCAG TGAAGGCAGCAACCTCACTCCGGCCCACCACTTCCCCGACTTCCGCTTTAAAACCTACGCTCCCGTGGCCTTCCGCTACTTCAGAGAACTCTTTGGCATCAGGCCGGATGACTACCTG TACTCCCTCTGCAACGAGCCTCTGATCGAGCTCTCCAACCCCGGAGCCAGCGGCTCCGTCTTCTATCTCACCAGGGACGACGAGTTCATCGTCAAGACCGTGATGCACAAGGAGGCCGAATTCTTACAGAAACTGCTGCCCGGGTACTACATG AACCTGAATCAGAACCCTCGCACTCTGCTGCCCAAGTTCTTCGGCCTCTACTGCGTCCAGTCGGGCGGGAAGAACATCCGCGTGGTGGTGATGAACAACGTCCTCCCCCGCGTGGTCCGCATGCACCTCAAATACGACCTGAAGGGCTCCACCTACAAGAGGCGAGCCTccaagaaggagagggagaaggcctGGCCCACGTTCAAAGACCTGGACTTCATGCAGGACCTGCAGGACGGACTGATGCTGGACCAGGACACCTACGGCGCGCTGGTCAAGACCCTGCAGAGAGACTGTCTG GTGCTGGAGAGCTTTAAGATCATGGACTACAGCCTGCTGCTCGGGGTCCACAACATGGACCAGgcggagagggagaggcagcTGGAGGGCACGCAGGGCAGCCAGGGCGACAGCGACGAGAAGAGGCCCGTGGCCCAGCAGAAGGCCCTGTACTCCACCGCCATGGAGTCCATCCAGGGCGGGGCCGCCTGCGGGGGGTCCATCGACACCGACGACAC GATGGGCGGCATCCCGGCCGTTAACGGCAAAGGGGAGAGGCTTCTCCTCTACATCGGACTCATCGACATCCTGCAATCCTACAG GCTCATCAAGAAACTGGAGCACACGTGGAAAGCTTTGGTTCACGATGGG gaCACCGTATCGGTCCACCGGCCGGGCTTCTACGCCGACAGGTTCTTCAAGTTCATGAGCAGCATGGTGTTCAAGAAGAGCTCCT CTCTGAAGTCGTCTCCGTCCAAGAAGGGCCGCGTGTCGTTGTCGGTGCCCAAGTGCGCCGGTCCCGGGGCGGCCTGGTCCGCCAGCCAGCTGCCCTCCGAGAGAGACGAGAACATCTACGACCTGCGGGGGGCGCGCAGCTTCCCCACGCTGGAGGACGAGG gGCGACCGGATCTTCCGTGCACCCCTCCGTCGTTTGAAGAGGCCACCACAGCGTCGATTGCCACCACCctttcctccaccacctctctctccatccccgAGAGATCCCCCTCCGACAGCGCCGAGAACCCCCGCTACag GAGACACACCCAGTCTCTCACCCACGACGGGAG GACCCAGGAGGAGCTGCGCGTCCGCGAGGAGGACCAGCAGACCATCCGGGTCGAGGTGGAGTTGAAGAGACACGACAGCGAGCCCACCTTCTCCGTTCCTCAGCCTCCATCCGAAACCAG TGACGTGCAGGGCGGAGCCGGAGCAgaggaggccgccgccgccgccgccgcccccccagcagcagcaccgccctcctcctcttcgtctgcGCCCGaagcggcctcctcctccgggggggGCGGCGAAGCCCCGTGCAGTCCCAAGGTGGGGGCCGCGGTGGAGGCGGACAGGGCCAGCCAGGTGTCCGGCTCGGGCTGCACCAGCCAGGCTTCAgtggacgacgaggacgacgtgCCAATCACAGACATCTACTTT AGGCGCTGA